CCGGCATCGTCGAGACCCACGGCCGGCGCGAAACCGCCACGCTGCTGGAAGGCCTGCCCGTCCTGCCGCTCAAGGACGTGCCGTACCGCGGCCACGTGCTGAAGGAATTCGACCTGGACGGCGCGCTGGCCCGCCATCCCGACTTGGTACTGGTGGACGAGCTGGCGCACTCGAACGCGCCAGGTTCGCGCCATGCCAAGCGCTGGCAGGACATCCACGAACTGCTGACGGCCGGCATCGACGTCTGGACCACGCTGAACGTACAGCACCTGGACAGCCTGAACGAAGCGGTGGGCAGCATCACCGGCGTGCGCGTCTGGGAGACCGTGCCCGACGAGGTCTTCGACGCGGCCGATGAAGTCATTCTGGTGGACCTGTCGGCCGACGAGCTGCTGCGCCGACTGAAGGAAGGCAAGGTCTATCTGCCGGAACAGGCCCGCCACGCCAGCCGCAATTTCTTTCGCAAGGGCAACCTGATCGCGCTGCGCGAGCTGGCGCTGCGCCGCACCGCCGACCACGTCGACGACGACGTCCAGGCCTATCGCCGCGACCGCGCCATCGAACCCGTGTGGCGTACGCGCGAAGCGGTGGTCGCCTGCATCGGTCCGGACGTGGACGCCGAGTACGTCATCCGCAGCGCGCACCGCCTGAGCCAGCAGCTGGAATGCGATCTGCACGTGGTCACCATCGACACGCCGCGCGCGGCCCCGCCGCCCCAGGCCGAACAGGAACGGATCCAGCGCAGCCTGGCCCTGGCGGATTCACTCGGCGCGCGCAGCGAAACCCTGGCCGGCGGCGACATGGTCGACGCCGTGGTGCGCTACGTGCGCCGCCACAACATCACCAAGGCCATCATCGGCCGCACCCGCGCCAGCGGCCTGCAGCGCCTGCGACTGTCGCTGTCCGCCGTGTTGACTGCGGCCATCTCGCTGGGCTGGCTATGGCGGCGCCACAGCTTTGCCGACATGCTGGCCGCGGGCTGCCCCGAAATCGACATCATCCGCCTGGGCGCGCCGCCGCTGCCGGCCGCGTCCGCGCCGGGACGCGACCCGCTCACGCTGGGCCGGCGGACGCGCCAGGCCGCCGACGAGCGCAATGCGCGGCCGCTGGCGGGCTATGCCTGGGCGCTGTGCTATTGCGCCGCCGCCACCGCGCTGTCCATGCTGGCCTTCCCGGCGCTGCACCAGACCAATATCGTCATGCTGTTCCTGCTGGCGGTGGTGGCCGTGGCGCTGCGTCACGGGCGCGGACCGGCGGCGCTGGCCTCGGTCATCAGCGTAGGGCTGTTCGATTTCTTCTTCGTGCAGCCGCTGGCGTCCTTCGCCGTATCGGACGTGCAGTACCTGCTGACGTTCGGCGTGCTGCTGTCGGTGGGCCTGCTGATCGGCCAGCTGACGGCCGGCCTGCGCTTGCAGGCGCAGGCCTCGGTCAAGCGCGAGGCCGATGCCCGCAGCCTCTACGAGTTCGCGCGCGAACTGTCGTCCGCGCTGCTGCCCGAGCAGATCGTCACCCTGGCCAGCGCCTTCGTGCATGCCACCTTCGGCTCGCGCTGCGCGCTGTACATTCTGGGCATGGACGACCGCCTGAAGCTGGCGTCTCCCGCGGCGGACGACATGCCGCCGCTGGAATCCGCGCTGGCCCAATGGGTCTACGACCACGGACAACCCGCCGGCGCAGGCACCTCCACCC
The sequence above is drawn from the Achromobacter xylosoxidans genome and encodes:
- a CDS encoding sensor histidine kinase, whose translation is MADIAGERPDPDALLKTLDDAARQAVRGKLRVYFGSSAGVGKTYAMLVAARAQAAQGADVLAGIVETHGRRETATLLEGLPVLPLKDVPYRGHVLKEFDLDGALARHPDLVLVDELAHSNAPGSRHAKRWQDIHELLTAGIDVWTTLNVQHLDSLNEAVGSITGVRVWETVPDEVFDAADEVILVDLSADELLRRLKEGKVYLPEQARHASRNFFRKGNLIALRELALRRTADHVDDDVQAYRRDRAIEPVWRTREAVVACIGPDVDAEYVIRSAHRLSQQLECDLHVVTIDTPRAAPPPQAEQERIQRSLALADSLGARSETLAGGDMVDAVVRYVRRHNITKAIIGRTRASGLQRLRLSLSAVLTAAISLGWLWRRHSFADMLAAGCPEIDIIRLGAPPLPAASAPGRDPLTLGRRTRQAADERNARPLAGYAWALCYCAAATALSMLAFPALHQTNIVMLFLLAVVAVALRHGRGPAALASVISVGLFDFFFVQPLASFAVSDVQYLLTFGVLLSVGLLIGQLTAGLRLQAQASVKREADARSLYEFARELSSALLPEQIVTLASAFVHATFGSRCALYILGMDDRLKLASPAADDMPPLESALAQWVYDHGQPAGAGTSTLSNSELLYLPLKAPMRTRGVLALAAPRRSLFLNPDSRRQIEAYATLIAIALERLHYVEVAQQALVSMESEKLRNSLLAAVSHDLRTPLTSLVGMTDTLMRQQATLPPDIHDTVRAMRDQAQRMHALVVNLLDMARLQNRDTPLRLEWQSIEELVGASLAAMREPLAAHRVTVDSLSQLPLVECDGVLIERVLCNLLENAAKYTPAGSTLRLHADVHEGELRVAVSDNGPGVPPGAERRIFEKFTRGDRESATPGVGLGLAVCEAIIAAHHGKIWVEHAPGQESGAQFVFTLPLGAPPPIQSETP